The following are from one region of the Sporanaerobacter acetigenes DSM 13106 genome:
- the tnpA gene encoding IS66 family insertion sequence element accessory protein TnpA, which yields MTEEERKLWTKRIEDYRASGLTAIKWCEENNISVHMLRYKITQFNKEKKQTLKETQWASVIPEKPVAEKETYPSLK from the coding sequence ATGACTGAAGAAGAAAGAAAACTTTGGACTAAAAGAATCGAAGATTATAGAGCCAGTGGTTTAACCGCTATTAAATGGTGTGAAGAAAATAATATTTCTGTCCATATGCTCAGATATAAGATTACTCAATTTAACAAAGAAAAGAAACAAACACTCAAAGAAACACAGTGGGCATCAGTTATTCCTGAAAAACCAGTAGCTGAAAAAGAAACTTATCCATCATTAAAG
- a CDS encoding S8 family peptidase produces the protein MKRLLAILLSLVMSFILAESQVYAIPENQNLEKQEYLVQFDVSSYKGLSEDAINTEFKNVLNSINIEEVDILKAYHLLPVYCVRLSEEQAQVLKELSIVKAVEPNYKVKASEPITQMIESEEVKPLQDTIPWGIERVQATDAHYYGYYGSGIKVAVLDTGIDGGHYDLYVRGGYSVFNDSPYYDGYGHGTHVAGIVAALENSYGVLGVAPDVSLYSVKVLGNDGYGSISGIVEGIEWAVNNNMNVINMSLGSSSYSSIFEDYCNYAYNSGLLIVAAAGNSGNSYGTGDSVEYPARYSSVMAVAATDYYDKRASFSSTGSDVEIAAPGVDIYSTYPDNNYAYMSGTSMACPHVAGAAALVWSANPNLTNIQVRQKLVNSAKYLGNRYHYGAGLVQAYNAIYY, from the coding sequence ATGAAGAGACTTTTAGCTATTCTATTAAGTTTGGTAATGAGTTTTATACTTGCTGAGTCTCAAGTTTATGCAATTCCAGAAAACCAAAATTTAGAAAAACAAGAATATTTAGTACAATTCGATGTTTCTTCATATAAAGGCTTATCCGAAGATGCCATTAATACAGAATTTAAAAATGTCTTAAATTCTATAAATATTGAAGAAGTAGATATTTTAAAGGCATACCATTTACTTCCAGTTTATTGTGTAAGGTTAAGCGAAGAACAGGCGCAAGTTCTTAAAGAGCTTTCTATTGTAAAAGCTGTTGAACCCAATTATAAGGTTAAAGCATCTGAACCAATAACTCAGATGATTGAATCTGAGGAAGTGAAGCCATTACAAGATACAATACCATGGGGAATAGAAAGAGTTCAGGCTACAGATGCTCATTATTATGGTTACTATGGAAGTGGTATCAAAGTTGCTGTACTAGATACAGGAATTGATGGAGGACATTACGATTTATATGTTAGGGGAGGATATTCAGTATTTAACGATAGCCCATATTATGATGGATATGGTCATGGTACACATGTTGCAGGGATAGTAGCTGCATTAGAAAATTCGTATGGAGTTTTAGGTGTTGCACCTGATGTTAGTTTGTATTCAGTAAAAGTATTAGGTAATGATGGATATGGTTCTATTTCAGGAATTGTTGAAGGAATTGAATGGGCAGTAAATAATAATATGAATGTCATAAATATGAGTTTAGGCTCTTCTTCTTATTCATCAATATTTGAGGACTATTGTAACTATGCATATAATTCGGGTCTTTTAATAGTAGCAGCTGCAGGAAATAGCGGGAATTCATATGGAACTGGTGACTCAGTGGAATATCCTGCGAGATATTCTTCAGTTATGGCAGTAGCGGCAACAGATTATTATGATAAACGTGCTTCATTTTCATCTACTGGTTCTGATGTTGAAATAGCTGCTCCAGGTGTAGATATTTATAGCACGTATCCAGATAATAATTATGCGTATATGAGTGGAACATCTATGGCTTGCCCACATGTAGCTGGAGCTGCAGCATTGGTTTGGTCAGCAAATCCAAATTTAACGAATATACAAGTGCGACAAAAATTAGTTAATAGTGCTAAATATTTGGGGAATAGATATCATTATGGTGCAGGATTGGTACAAGCATATAATGCTATCTACTATTAA
- a CDS encoding cation:proton antiporter, protein MSNILLNVNSNTAVVLSLSIILFFGFFITRITKKLKLPNVTGYIISGILIGPYGLNLIPSFIISNMEFVTDVALAFIAFDVGRFLKLSIIKENSSQVFIITLCESLVAAFLVTIIMIFVFKLPISFSILLGAISAATAPASTIMTIRQYKAKGSFVNMILQVVALDDIVALVAFSICSSVAQALSSNEKLNLELFIEPILLNLAAIGLGIVLGFILNRLINSKRTDDNRLILAITMILTMTGFCAAFDISPLLSCMALGTTYINISKSSKLFKQLNNFTPPILTIFFVLAGMRLDVPSLATGGIIGVTYFIVRIIGKYIGAYIGASLSNAEPEIRKYLGLALIPQAGVSIGLAFLGQRILPSDMGVLLSTIILSSSILYEIVGPISAKTALHLAGSIHSDDIEDK, encoded by the coding sequence ATGAGTAATATCTTATTAAATGTAAATAGTAATACTGCAGTTGTTCTTAGTCTTTCAATTATACTATTTTTTGGTTTTTTTATAACTAGGATAACTAAAAAGTTAAAATTGCCTAATGTAACAGGCTATATAATTAGCGGGATTTTAATAGGACCCTATGGACTGAATCTTATTCCTAGTTTTATAATTTCTAATATGGAGTTTGTAACAGATGTAGCATTAGCTTTTATTGCTTTTGATGTAGGAAGATTTTTAAAACTATCTATTATTAAGGAAAATAGTTCTCAAGTCTTTATTATTACTCTTTGTGAATCTTTAGTAGCTGCTTTTTTAGTTACGATAATAATGATTTTTGTTTTTAAACTTCCAATATCATTTTCTATTTTGTTAGGAGCTATAAGTGCTGCAACAGCTCCAGCTTCTACCATCATGACTATAAGGCAATATAAAGCAAAAGGAAGTTTTGTAAATATGATTCTTCAAGTAGTAGCTTTAGATGATATAGTAGCTTTAGTTGCATTTAGTATTTGTAGTTCTGTAGCACAGGCGTTAAGTTCTAATGAGAAATTAAATTTGGAATTGTTTATAGAGCCAATTTTGTTAAACTTAGCAGCAATAGGATTAGGAATAGTGTTAGGATTTATATTAAATAGATTAATAAATTCTAAAAGAACAGATGACAATAGATTAATATTAGCAATTACTATGATTTTAACAATGACTGGCTTTTGTGCTGCATTTGATATTTCACCATTATTATCATGTATGGCTTTAGGAACAACATATATTAATATTAGTAAAAGCTCAAAATTGTTTAAACAATTAAATAACTTTACACCTCCAATACTAACTATATTTTTTGTGCTAGCTGGTATGAGATTGGACGTGCCATCATTAGCAACAGGAGGAATAATAGGAGTTACTTATTTTATAGTACGTATAATTGGAAAATATATAGGAGCATATATAGGAGCTAGTTTAAGTAATGCAGAACCAGAGATACGTAAGTATCTTGGTTTAGCTTTAATACCACAGGCGGGAGTATCTATTGGATTAGCATTTTTAGGTCAAAGAATATTACCTTCAGATATGGGAGTACTACTTTCAACTATTATTTTATCTTCATCTATATTATATGAAATAGTAGGGCCTATATCCGCAAAGACTGCTTTACATCTTGCAGGTTCTATTCATTCAGATGATATTGAAGATAAATGA
- a CDS encoding LysR family transcriptional regulator: MIDSKIMTLLTLANIGNYTKTAKVLSLTQPAVSHHIKLLEEEYGIKIFYKNKKQLKPTPEGEILIKYAKRIVALSDNAMQAIEDSKKSIKRFTVGITTTMGEYLVSQVFATYCKENPKVHINIVTDNIKNIYDMLQSYELDCAIIEGNISNKKYTSILLDTDYLCLIVSPKHKFAKKKSVSLFELKKEKFILRSSNAGTRILFENHLLSHSENIKNFNIVIEIDNITAIKELVASNLGVSIMAHSAIKEEEASGKLVVVPIENLNMVREINMVYHHDFKHTQVLKDIRRIYNLGM, encoded by the coding sequence ATGATAGATTCAAAAATTATGACTTTATTAACCTTGGCTAATATTGGAAATTATACTAAGACTGCTAAGGTTTTATCTTTAACGCAGCCAGCAGTAAGTCACCACATTAAACTTTTAGAAGAAGAATATGGAATTAAAATTTTTTATAAAAATAAAAAGCAGTTAAAACCAACACCTGAAGGAGAAATTTTAATCAAGTACGCCAAAAGAATTGTAGCTCTATCTGATAACGCCATGCAAGCTATTGAAGATAGCAAAAAATCCATTAAAAGGTTTACCGTAGGCATAACTACCACTATGGGCGAATATTTAGTATCCCAAGTTTTTGCAACTTATTGTAAAGAAAATCCAAAAGTACATATAAATATTGTTACTGATAATATAAAAAATATTTATGATATGCTACAATCCTACGAGCTAGACTGTGCTATAATTGAAGGAAATATTTCAAATAAAAAATATACTTCCATACTTTTAGACACAGATTATTTATGCCTTATAGTTTCACCAAAACATAAATTTGCCAAAAAGAAAAGTGTAAGTCTATTTGAATTAAAAAAAGAAAAGTTTATTTTACGTTCTTCAAATGCAGGTACTCGAATATTATTTGAAAATCATCTTCTAAGTCACTCAGAAAATATTAAAAACTTTAATATTGTTATTGAAATTGATAATATTACAGCTATAAAAGAACTTGTAGCATCTAATTTAGGTGTGTCTATAATGGCACATAGTGCAATTAAAGAAGAGGAGGCTTCTGGAAAATTAGTTGTCGTACCAATTGAAAATTTAAATATGGTTAGAGAAATAAACATGGTATATCATCATGATTTTAAGCACACTCAAGTACTAAAGGATATAAGGCGTATTTACAATTTAGGTATGTAA
- a CDS encoding helix-turn-helix domain-containing protein — MIYNLDLFGKKIKEIRKSLNLTQKEISESTYIDVVTIRRIEKGKVIPKFDTLEILSPIFKEDLIALLLEYRFDDYSVFYEIKNRIESKLDGGEFYTLHSEFKELNNLLSSTKNMYYKNLITQLILLTESIILYNDNPKNNIILNKLVEAIKITTPTFNLDDYDSFVYSSMEIRILMNMAFVLNKLNHKEKYIKIMEFCINAVDTDDEIYPKLCYNLAGAYTRNKDFEKALKFSIMAIKSCQETRNLNGLSLLYYGKGIAEYKLNKEEYIESLKTSIYLCKAFGQDKLKNTIINNCKEVFGIYL, encoded by the coding sequence TTGATTTATAATCTTGATTTATTTGGGAAAAAAATAAAAGAAATAAGAAAAAGTTTAAACCTTACTCAAAAGGAAATATCAGAATCGACATATATAGATGTCGTAACTATTAGAAGAATTGAAAAAGGTAAAGTAATACCTAAATTTGATACTTTAGAGATTTTATCCCCTATCTTCAAAGAAGATTTAATTGCTTTACTCCTTGAATATAGGTTTGATGATTATTCAGTCTTTTATGAAATTAAAAATCGAATAGAATCAAAATTAGATGGTGGGGAATTCTATACTTTGCATAGTGAATTTAAAGAATTGAACAATTTATTATCTTCTACTAAAAATATGTATTATAAAAATCTTATTACACAATTAATTCTTCTTACTGAATCAATCATTCTATATAACGATAACCCGAAAAATAATATAATTCTTAATAAATTAGTAGAAGCCATTAAAATAACCACCCCTACCTTCAACTTAGATGATTATGATTCATTTGTATATTCTTCTATGGAAATAAGAATATTGATGAATATGGCTTTTGTATTAAATAAATTAAATCATAAGGAAAAATATATAAAGATAATGGAATTCTGTATAAACGCAGTGGATACTGATGATGAAATCTACCCTAAATTATGTTACAATTTAGCTGGTGCTTATACAAGAAATAAAGATTTTGAAAAAGCATTAAAATTTTCTATCATGGCCATTAAATCTTGTCAAGAAACTAGAAACTTAAATGGCTTAAGCCTTCTATATTATGGAAAAGGGATCGCTGAATATAAGTTAAATAAAGAAGAATATATAGAATCCCTTAAAACTTCTATATATCTATGTAAGGCCTTTGGACAAGACAAGCTGAAAAATACTATAATAAATAATTGCAAGGAAGTTTTTGGCATTTATTTATAG